The proteins below are encoded in one region of Clostridium fermenticellae:
- a CDS encoding LysR family transcriptional regulator — translation MDIRQLKYFLAVIKEGQITAAAKTLHISQPPLSHQIKLLEDELNVQLFERGSRNIKLTHAGNILRIRAEQIINLIESTSKELKDLGDGLHGTLNIGTVASLGATILPQHIHTFNQKYPNINFRIFEGDSFKVMKLLNDNIVEIGILRTPFNSSIYEYMLQPGNISSDPMIAVGNSKWSWEDIKDLNSISLLNIKDTPLIIHQRYEKRILDSCRRFGFKPNIFCTSDDIRSMLTWACNGLGVAIVPKSTICLVKTRDLKFKEINDPLLETKVALIWLKSHYLSTIAHHFIDNFKSYNEWYNY, via the coding sequence TTGGATATAAGACAGCTTAAATATTTTCTTGCAGTAATTAAAGAAGGACAAATAACTGCTGCCGCAAAAACACTGCACATATCTCAACCACCCTTAAGTCATCAAATAAAATTGCTTGAAGATGAATTGAATGTACAATTATTCGAAAGAGGAAGTAGAAACATAAAGTTAACTCATGCTGGAAACATATTACGTATTCGTGCAGAACAGATAATTAATTTAATCGAATCCACATCAAAAGAATTAAAAGATTTAGGTGATGGACTACATGGAACTCTAAACATAGGTACAGTTGCCTCATTAGGTGCAACAATTTTACCACAGCATATTCATACTTTTAATCAAAAGTATCCAAATATCAATTTTCGAATATTCGAAGGTGATAGTTTTAAGGTAATGAAATTACTAAATGATAATATTGTAGAAATAGGTATACTAAGAACCCCTTTTAATTCTAGTATTTATGAATATATGCTTCAACCGGGTAATATTTCAAGTGACCCTATGATAGCTGTAGGTAATTCAAAATGGTCATGGGAGGATATAAAAGATTTAAACTCAATATCCCTTTTAAATATAAAAGATACTCCACTTATAATACATCAAAGATATGAAAAAAGAATATTGGATTCATGCAGACGCTTTGGATTTAAGCCAAATATATTTTGTACGAGTGACGATATAAGGTCTATGCTTACATGGGCCTGTAATGGACTCGGTGTAGCAATTGTTCCTAAATCAACAATCTGTCTTGTTAAAACAAGAGATCTAAAATTTAAAGAGATAAATGACCCATTACTTGAAACTAAAGTGGCACTTATATGGCTTAAAAGTCATTATTTATCAACCATTGCACATCACTTTATAGATAATTTTAAATCATATAATGAGTGGTATAACTACTAA
- a CDS encoding DJ-1 family glyoxalase III, with translation MKKALVLFADGFEEIEALTVVDVLRRGGVRSVICSADDNKCISGAHDVIVKSDMSLCDIDESEYDALIVPGGMPGAENLKNNDRVINLIKKFNNENKILGAICAGPIVFEKAGILGNMKATSYPGFKEKLNARTYIENELVVQDGNIITSRGPATAAYFSLKVLENLEGKGVSDSVKKDMLIDFVEDII, from the coding sequence TTGAAAAAAGCATTGGTATTATTTGCAGATGGATTTGAGGAAATTGAAGCATTGACAGTAGTTGATGTACTAAGGAGAGGAGGAGTTAGATCAGTTATTTGTTCCGCAGATGATAATAAGTGTATAAGTGGGGCACATGATGTGATTGTAAAAAGTGATATGTCATTATGTGATATAGATGAAAGTGAATATGATGCACTCATAGTACCTGGAGGTATGCCTGGAGCTGAAAATTTAAAGAATAATGACAGAGTTATAAATCTCATAAAGAAATTTAATAATGAGAATAAGATTTTAGGTGCAATATGTGCCGGACCAATAGTGTTTGAAAAAGCTGGAATATTGGGTAATATGAAAGCTACTTCGTACCCGGGTTTTAAGGAAAAGCTTAATGCTCGAACTTATATAGAAAATGAATTAGTAGTACAGGATGGAAATATAATAACTAGCAGAGGACCTGCTACGGCAGCATATTTTTCACTTAAAGTATTAGAAAATTTGGAAGGGAAAGGTGTCTCTGATTCTGTGAAAAAGGATATGTTAATAGATTTTGTTGAAGATATTATTTAA
- a CDS encoding glycerol-3-phosphate responsive antiterminator: protein MKLKDILLENPIIAAIRNDDDLKNVLKSDAIVIFVLYGDILNIGHICNKLKEKNKTVFVHVDLIEGLRGDSAGIKYVKENANPDGIISTKASNIKYGHNLGMYTIQRIFIIDSLSLKTGIKNIHETSPNAVEVMPGVASKIISNMEKEISTYIIAGGLIKTKKDVIDSLSAGALAISTTERTLWNMQ, encoded by the coding sequence ATAAAATTGAAGGATATTTTGCTTGAAAACCCCATAATAGCGGCTATTAGGAATGATGATGATCTAAAAAATGTTCTAAAAAGTGATGCTATAGTTATATTTGTATTATATGGAGATATTCTGAATATAGGTCATATTTGCAATAAACTTAAGGAAAAAAATAAAACAGTGTTTGTCCATGTTGATTTAATTGAAGGCCTAAGAGGGGATTCAGCAGGAATTAAATATGTAAAGGAAAATGCTAATCCAGATGGTATAATAAGCACGAAAGCGTCCAATATTAAATATGGACATAATTTAGGCATGTATACCATTCAGAGAATATTTATAATAGATTCTCTTTCGTTAAAGACAGGAATAAAAAACATTCATGAGACTAGTCCAAATGCGGTAGAGGTAATGCCTGGAGTTGCAAGTAAAATAATAAGTAATATGGAAAAAGAAATAAGTACTTATATAATTGCAGGAGGACTCATAAAGACAAAAAAAGATGTCATAGACTCATTATCGGCAGGTGCACTAGCGATATCAACTACGGAAAGGACTTTGTGGAATATGCAGTAA
- a CDS encoding DMT family transporter, whose translation MKSGYIDIFLSTILFSTMEIALKLISNQFNPIQLTFLRFLIGGLILLPLALKNTKNGFKKEDIKFFAFQGFICVVISMVFFQLAVQYGKASIVAILFSCNPVFVVLLAYFIINEKIYKSTIVSLVISILGMLCIMNPMNMTNNIYSVVFAILAAATFALYGVTGKKKSKEYGGIAQSSFSFIMGSCEMLIIMLITKIGFVSNFLSSHGLKMFSDIPILKGITLQSLPSLIYVGVFVTGLGYTFYFLAMEKTTAATASLVFYIKPALAPILALLILKEYIAINTIIGIILIIISSAITFVCNNKRAKQIKLKEETENGKEYA comes from the coding sequence ATGAAAAGCGGATATATAGATATTTTTTTATCAACAATTTTATTTAGTACTATGGAAATAGCATTGAAATTGATCTCAAATCAGTTCAATCCTATACAACTAACTTTCTTAAGATTTTTAATAGGAGGGCTGATATTGCTGCCACTTGCGCTTAAAAATACTAAAAATGGTTTTAAAAAAGAAGATATAAAATTTTTTGCGTTTCAAGGATTCATTTGTGTTGTAATAAGTATGGTATTTTTTCAACTCGCTGTACAGTATGGAAAAGCATCAATAGTTGCAATATTATTTAGCTGTAATCCTGTATTTGTAGTTTTACTTGCTTATTTTATAATAAATGAAAAAATATATAAATCTACCATTGTGTCTCTAGTGATAAGCATATTAGGCATGTTATGTATAATGAATCCAATGAATATGACAAACAATATATATAGTGTAGTATTTGCAATTTTAGCAGCTGCGACTTTTGCTTTATATGGAGTAACTGGCAAGAAAAAAAGCAAAGAGTATGGTGGAATAGCTCAAAGTTCATTTAGTTTTATAATGGGAAGTTGTGAAATGTTAATAATAATGCTTATAACAAAAATAGGTTTTGTTTCTAATTTTCTTTCAAGTCATGGACTAAAGATGTTTTCAGATATACCAATTTTAAAAGGTATTACGCTTCAAAGTTTGCCAAGCTTGATATATGTCGGAGTATTTGTAACTGGACTTGGATATACATTCTATTTTTTGGCCATGGAAAAAACAACTGCTGCCACGGCCTCATTGGTATTTTATATTAAACCTGCTTTAGCTCCTATTTTGGCGTTGTTAATATTAAAAGAATACATTGCTATAAATACTATTATTGGCATTATTTTAATCATTATAAGTTCAGCTATAACTTTTGTATGCAATAATAAAAGAGCTAAACAAATTAAACTAAAAGAAGAAACTGAAAATGGCAAAGAATATGCATAG
- a CDS encoding APC family permease: MKIKLEKLIIGESLKTEQLKNQKFNVFWGLPIMSSDAISSVAYAGEEILIVLIPVLGVMAYKYMFYASMCIVALLFLLVFSYRQTIDSYPNGGGAYVVARDNLGTISGLIAGSALSIDYILTVAVSSCAGTAAITSAIPWLLSYKVAISIFLIVFITIGNLRGVSESSKIFGVPTYLFVISVVIMMITGITKAHLGVHIPEPIYAVPKATGSIGLFLFLRAFASGCTALTGVEAVSNGIPSFRKPSQKNAKVVLELLALIIFIMFGGIAYLATIYHTVPNADVTVVAQIAAQVFGHKSLMFYVIQTTTAVILIMAANTAFTGLPLLLALMAKDGFVPRQFSKRGKRLSFSNGIIVLAMLSSLLVLISKGDDHILLSMYAVGVFISFTLSQSGMFVKWVRERTIGWRHKALINGFGVIVTFFTVILLGVTKFMLGAWMIFLLIPMIVILMLKIKHHYMEVACELKLSVDQRPKNIDISMQKRYVIVPIDTLNKSFLKAFNYARTISDNIIVFHVSVDDDVTNRLLKKWDQYNLGVPIVVKKSPYRSILEPLVKFIESEEYSAGINDTITVVIPQFVVKKWWGNILHNQTALFIKTMLIRRRNIALVTIPYIIDK; this comes from the coding sequence ATGAAGATTAAATTAGAAAAATTAATTATTGGAGAAAGTTTAAAGACGGAACAATTAAAAAATCAGAAATTTAATGTGTTCTGGGGTCTTCCAATTATGTCTAGTGATGCTATATCATCGGTTGCTTACGCTGGAGAAGAAATATTGATTGTACTTATACCAGTTTTAGGTGTAATGGCATATAAGTATATGTTCTATGCATCGATGTGTATAGTAGCATTATTATTTCTTTTGGTGTTTTCTTATAGACAGACTATAGATAGTTATCCGAATGGTGGAGGTGCCTATGTAGTTGCCAGGGATAATTTAGGGACAATATCTGGACTTATAGCTGGTTCTGCGCTTTCAATAGACTATATACTTACGGTTGCTGTTAGTAGTTGTGCCGGGACAGCTGCTATAACATCAGCAATTCCTTGGCTTTTATCTTATAAGGTTGCTATAAGTATATTTCTTATAGTTTTTATAACGATTGGAAATTTGAGAGGAGTAAGTGAATCATCCAAAATCTTCGGAGTTCCAACGTATCTATTTGTAATTTCTGTGGTTATTATGATGATAACTGGTATTACTAAGGCACACTTAGGTGTTCACATTCCTGAGCCAATTTATGCGGTTCCAAAAGCTACTGGTAGTATAGGTTTATTTTTGTTTTTACGGGCATTTGCATCAGGATGTACAGCTTTAACAGGAGTAGAGGCTGTAAGCAATGGAATTCCAAGTTTTAGGAAGCCATCTCAAAAGAATGCTAAGGTAGTTCTTGAATTACTGGCACTTATTATATTTATAATGTTTGGAGGAATAGCATATCTGGCAACTATATATCATACGGTTCCCAATGCAGATGTAACAGTTGTTGCTCAAATTGCCGCACAAGTTTTTGGCCATAAGAGCCTGATGTTTTATGTTATTCAGACTACAACTGCAGTGATATTAATTATGGCAGCTAATACTGCTTTTACAGGACTGCCTTTGTTATTGGCTCTTATGGCAAAAGATGGCTTCGTCCCAAGGCAGTTTTCAAAAAGGGGTAAAAGGCTTAGTTTTTCAAATGGTATAATAGTTCTAGCTATGCTCTCATCTTTATTGGTACTGATTTCCAAAGGAGATGATCATATACTTCTTTCCATGTATGCAGTTGGCGTTTTTATATCATTTACATTGTCACAGTCAGGAATGTTTGTAAAATGGGTTAGGGAAAGAACTATTGGGTGGAGGCATAAAGCGCTTATAAATGGTTTTGGTGTAATAGTAACCTTTTTTACAGTAATATTACTTGGTGTAACAAAATTTATGCTTGGAGCATGGATGATTTTTTTACTTATACCTATGATAGTTATTTTGATGTTAAAGATAAAGCATCATTATATGGAGGTAGCGTGTGAGTTAAAGCTTAGTGTAGATCAAAGACCAAAAAATATAGACATATCCATGCAGAAGAGATATGTAATTGTACCAATAGATACTTTGAATAAATCATTTTTAAAGGCATTCAATTATGCTAGAACCATATCTGATAATATAATAGTATTTCATGTTTCAGTAGATGATGATGTAACTAACAGACTTTTAAAAAAGTGGGATCAGTACAATCTTGGGGTACCTATAGTTGTAAAGAAATCACCTTATAGAAGTATACTTGAACCACTAGTAAAGTTTATAGAATCAGAAGAGTATTCTGCGGGAATAAATGATACAATAACTGTGGTGATACCACAGTTTGTAGTTAAGAAATGGTGGGGAAATATACTTCATAACCAAACAGCATTATTTATTAAAACTATGCTCATTAGAAGAAGAAATATAGCTTTAGTTACAATACCTTATATAATAGATAAATAG
- the glpK gene encoding glycerol kinase GlpK — protein sequence MAKYIMTLDQGTTSSRCIIFNERGLSVSVSQREFKQIYPEAGWVEHNPMEIWATQFSVASEALLQAGIDAKDILGIGITNQRETTVVWDKRTGLPIYNAIVWQCRRTADYCDELKEKGIGDMIRKKTGLVLDAYSSSTKVKWILDNVPGARREAERGNLAFGNIDTWLIWNLTKGKVFVTDYTNASRTMLFNIHELKWDKELLDLFDIPESMLPDIKPSSCIYGETDESLFGTKIPIAGDAGDQQAALFGQTCFKPGTAKNTYGTGCFLLMNTGEKAVESRNGLLTTIAVGIDGKVEYALEGSIFIGGAAIQWLRDELRMIKSAPESEKYCTAVEDTNGVYLVPAFVGIGAPYWDQYARGTIVGLTRGAKKEHFIRATVESLAYQTYDVLKAMREDSGIDLQALKVDGGACANNFLMQFQSDILNVQVDRPEVIETTALGAAYLAGIAVGYWKDRDEVSQNWALSKSFEPTIDNSKREELIKGWHEAVKRSMNWAR from the coding sequence ATGGCAAAATACATTATGACATTAGATCAGGGGACAACTAGTTCGAGATGTATAATTTTTAATGAGAGAGGACTATCTGTAAGTGTGTCTCAAAGAGAATTTAAACAAATTTATCCGGAAGCAGGATGGGTTGAACATAATCCTATGGAAATATGGGCTACCCAATTTTCTGTTGCTTCTGAGGCTTTGTTACAAGCAGGTATAGATGCTAAGGATATTTTAGGCATTGGCATTACTAATCAAAGGGAGACTACAGTGGTCTGGGATAAGAGAACAGGTCTTCCTATATACAATGCAATAGTATGGCAGTGCAGAAGAACTGCTGATTACTGTGATGAACTTAAAGAAAAAGGTATAGGTGACATGATAAGGAAAAAGACGGGGCTTGTACTGGATGCTTACTCTTCAAGTACGAAGGTAAAATGGATTTTAGACAACGTACCTGGAGCGAGAAGGGAAGCTGAAAGAGGAAATCTTGCCTTTGGTAATATAGATACATGGCTTATATGGAATCTTACAAAAGGAAAAGTATTTGTAACTGATTATACTAATGCTTCGAGAACAATGCTTTTCAATATACATGAATTGAAGTGGGATAAGGAATTGTTAGATTTGTTTGACATACCAGAAAGTATGCTTCCAGACATAAAACCTTCAAGTTGTATATATGGAGAAACTGATGAGAGTTTATTTGGAACAAAAATTCCTATAGCAGGTGATGCAGGCGATCAACAAGCAGCTTTATTTGGACAGACGTGTTTCAAACCCGGAACTGCTAAAAATACTTATGGTACCGGATGCTTTCTTCTTATGAATACTGGTGAAAAGGCAGTAGAATCAAGGAATGGATTATTGACTACAATAGCAGTCGGAATAGATGGCAAGGTTGAATATGCATTAGAGGGAAGTATATTTATAGGGGGAGCAGCTATACAGTGGCTCAGAGATGAACTTAGAATGATAAAATCAGCTCCGGAATCAGAAAAATATTGTACGGCAGTAGAAGATACAAATGGTGTATATTTAGTTCCTGCTTTCGTTGGAATTGGGGCACCATATTGGGATCAGTATGCTAGAGGAACAATTGTAGGTCTTACAAGGGGGGCAAAAAAAGAGCATTTCATAAGGGCCACGGTAGAATCACTTGCTTATCAGACTTATGATGTACTTAAAGCTATGCGTGAAGATTCAGGAATAGACCTTCAGGCACTTAAGGTTGATGGAGGAGCTTGTGCTAATAATTTCTTGATGCAGTTCCAATCAGATATATTAAATGTTCAAGTTGATAGACCAGAAGTAATAGAGACAACTGCGTTAGGTGCTGCATATCTTGCTGGAATAGCAGTGGGATATTGGAAGGATAGAGATGAAGTATCACAAAACTGGGCATTGTCGAAAAGTTTTGAACCTACTATAGATAATAGTAAGAGAGAAGAACTTATTAAGGGGTGGCATGAAGCAGTGAAGCGTTCAATGAATTGGGCGAGATAA